A DNA window from Brassica napus cultivar Da-Ae chromosome A4, Da-Ae, whole genome shotgun sequence contains the following coding sequences:
- the LOC106445033 gene encoding protease Do-like 10, mitochondrial produces the protein MLLRSIRTVEHLRRISAYSVSAYLTSPSLVSRALPRESALSSPISRFYYSNPHHRHTTTTSSPVSSRWRISIRHMSRRRNAAKGSAAYSSAVDLAMDSVVKIFTVSTSPSYFLPWQNKSQRESMGSGFVISGRRIITNAHVVADHSFVLVRKHGSPIKHRAKVEAIGHECDLAVLVIDSEVFWEGMNSLELGDIPLLREEVFVVGYPQGGDNISVTKGVVSRVEPTQYVHGATQLMAIQIDAAINPGNSGGPAIMGNKVAGVAFQNLAGGENIGYIIPTPVIKHFINGVEESGKYTGFCSMGVSCQPMENAQIRSIYQMSSEMTGVLISKINPLSDAHKILNKEDVILAFDGVPIGNDGTVPLRKKERITFDHMVSMKKPNETALVKVLREGKEHEFCITLRPLQPLVPVHQFDQLPSYYIFSGFVFVPLTQPYLHEYGEDWYNTCPRRLCERALRDLPEKSNQQLVIISQVLMDDINTGFERLAELQVKKVNGVEVDNLRHLCQLIENCDTENLKLDLDDGRVLALKYQDARLATSLILKRHRIASAMSSDLLIEQNNLATELAASCSTAVV, from the exons atgctgCTCCGGTCGATTCGCACCGTCGAGCACCTCCGCAGAATCTCAGCTTATTCGGTTTCCGCGTACCTCACTTCTCCTTCCTTAGTAAGCAGAGCATTACCGAGGGAGAGTGCTCTGTCTTCTCCTATCTCTAGATTCTATTACTCTAATCCTCATCATCGACACACGACGACTACATCGTCACCGGTTTCTTCACGGTGGCGTATCAGCATAAGACATATGTCACGGCGGAGAAATGCCGCAAAAGGGTCGGCGGCGTATTCTTCAGCGGTGGATTTGGCGATGGACTCGGTGGTGAAGATATTCACAGTTTCGACGAGTCCTAGCTACTTCCTTCCTTGGCAGAATAAGTCTCAGCGAGAATCCATGGGCTCTG GATTCGTAATATCTGGAAGAAGGATTATAACGAACGCGCACGTGGTGGCTGATCACTCCTTCGTGCTAGTGAGGAAGCACGGGTCCCCTATAAAGCACAGAGCTAAAGTTGAGGCTATCGGACACGAGTGTGATTTAGCCGTTTTGGTGATTGATAGTGAAGTTTTTTGGGAAGGAATGAACTCTTTGGAGCTGGGAGATATACCGCTTCTGAGGGAAGAAGTGTTTGTAGTTGGCTATCCTCAAG GTGGTGATAACATCTCTGTTACGAAAGGTGTTGTGTCTCGTGTTGAACCCACCCAATATGTTCACGGTGCCACCCAGCTAATGGCTATTCAAATAGATGCTGCTATCAACCCTGGAAACAGCGGTGGCCCAGCAATCATGGGAAACAAAGTAGCTGGTGTTGCTTTTCAAAATCTTGCAGGTGGTGAGAACATAGG TTATATCATTCCAACACCGGTAATAAAGCATTTCATAAACGGTGTTGAAGAATCTGGAAAATACACTGGTTTCTGCTCAATGGGTGTATCATGCCAGCCTATGGAGAATGCTCAGATCCGTAGCATCTATCAGATGAGTTCTGAAATGACAGGGGTTCTTATAAGCAAGATTAACCCTCTCTCCGATGCTCATAAAATTCTGAACAAGGAAGATGTTATTCTCGCATTTGATGGTGTTCCCATTGGAAATGATGGCACTG TTCCTCTCCGGAAGAAGGAGCGGATCACTTTTGATCATATGGTATCTATGAAAAAACCAAATGAGACAGCTCTGGTTAAAGTCTTGAGGGAAGGAAAAGAACATGAGTTTTGTATCACTCTCAGACCT CTACAACCGCTGGTTCCAGTGCATCAGTTCGACCAGCTTccaagttattatatattttcggGCTTTGTATTCGTGCCTCTCACTCAGCCATACCTACACGAATACGGAGAAGATTGGTACAACACTTGTCCCCGCAGATTGTGCGAGCGTGCATTAAGAGATCTACCTGAAAAATCTAATCAACAACTTGTCATTATCTCTCAG GTGTTAATGGATGATATCAACACAGGATTTGAGCGTCTTGCAGAGCTGCAA GTGAAGAAAGTGAATGGAGTGGAAGTGGATAATCTGAGACATTTATGCCAGCTCATAGAGAACTGTGACACAGAAAATCTGAAATTGGATTTAGACGATGGGAGAGTACTCGCCTTGAAGTACCAAGACGCAAGATTAGCCACTTCTCTGATTTTGAAACGGCACAGAATAGCGTCTGCCATGTCCAGCGATCTGCTTATTGAACAAAATAATCTAGCAACTGAGTTGGCTGCTTCTTGTTCTACTGCGGTTGTTTGA
- the LOC106449071 gene encoding uncharacterized protein LOC106449071, giving the protein MMSSSWEIQLMETAKEELEILQAQYPNRFAYLKSDLQSFISNLSEDHAPPSRASSSPLVLTQESSNCKNKQKHKKRKYTNELFGDQTSSSTGKIHKNNNHKMVQRVVTKRKTRVEMVLERAQLCLQKIRDVKASLC; this is encoded by the exons ATGATGTCGTCTTCGTGGGAGATTCAACTAATGGAAACGGCTAAGGAGGAACTTGAGATTCTTCAGGCTCAATATCCCAACCGCTTCGCCTACCTCAAGTCCGACCTTCAGTCTTTCATCTCTAACCTCAGTGAAGACCACGCGCCTCCGTCACGTGCCTCCTCCTCCCCCCTCGTCCTCACCCAAG AGTCATCAAACTGTAAGAACAAGCAGAAACACAAGAAGAGAAAGTACACAAATGAATTATTTGGAGATCAGACATCGTCATCAACGGGAAAGATCCACAAGAACAATAATCATAAGATGGTTCAGAGAGTGGTCACAAAGAGAAAAACTAGAGTTGAAATGGTTCTTGAAAGGGCCCAACTTTGTCTCCAGAAGATAAGAGACGTGAAAGCGTCTTTGTGTTAG
- the LOC106449070 gene encoding NDR1/HIN1-like protein 6 has translation MSEHLKIHPVSDPEAPLPPTHPTVPLVSRSSSRSEHGETTKESVTQPPQLDSPQRKKKGRRSCWCRCVCYTLLVLFLLIVVVGAAVGILYLVFRPKLPDYNIDRLQLTRSILNNQDSSLSTAFNVTITAKNPNEKIGIYYEDGSKISVLYMQTRLSNGSLPKFYQGHENTTIIFVEMTGYTQNATSLMATLLEQQQLTGSIPLRIRVTQPVRIKLGKLKLPEVKFFVRCGVFVDSLAANSVIRVRNSNCKFRFRL, from the exons ATGTCCGAACACCTGAAAATCCATCCAGTGAGCGATCCGGAAGCTCCACTACCTCCGACGCATCCAACGGTTCCTCTTGTCTCACGTAGCTCCTCAAGATCGGAACACGGTGAAACAACCAAAGAATCTGTGACGCAACCACCACAGTTGGATTCTCctcaaaggaagaagaaaggaagGAGAAGCTGTTGGTGTAGGTGTGTGTGTTACACGCTCCTCGTTCTCTTTCTTCTTATTGTCGTCGTAGGAGCGGCCGTTGGTATACTCTACCTTGTCTTTAGACCAAAGTTACCGGATTACAATATCGACAGGTTACAGCTCACGCGGTCTATACTCAATAACCAAGATTCGAGTTTGTCGACCGCGTTTAACGTCACCATTACGGCCAAAAATCCCAACGAGAAGATCGGAATTTACTATGAAGACGGAAGCAAAATTAGCGTCTTGTACATGCAAACCAGACTTAGCAATG GGTCATTGCCGAAATTTTACCAAGGACATGAGAATACGACCATTATATTCGTAGAAATGACTGGTTATACTCAGAATGCAACCAGTTTAATGGCGACATTGCTAGAGCAGCAACAGTTAACTGGAAGCATACCGTTGCGGATTAGAGTTACCCAACCGGTTCGGATCAAGCTTGGGAAATTAAAGCTGCCGGAAGTAAAATTCTTTGTGAGGTGTGGTGTATTCGTTGATAGCTTGGCTGCTAACAGTGTTATTAGGGTTAGGAATAGTAACTGCAAATTCAGGTTTAGactataa